The Parvibaculaceae bacterium PLY_AMNH_Bact1 genome window below encodes:
- a CDS encoding isovaleryl-CoA dehydrogenase (Derived by automated computational analysis using gene prediction method: Protein Homology.), which produces MIPNDYPTLNFDLGETVDMIRDTVRSFTADKIAPRAAEIDATNEFPRDLWPQLGELGLLGLTVEEEEGGSGLGYLAHTVAMEEISRGSASVGLSYGAHSNLCVNQIRRWATPEQKAMYLPKLMSGEHVGSLAMSEPGAGSDVVSMKLRAEKNGDHYVLNGNKMWITNGPDADTLVVYAKTDADAGPKGITAFLIERGFKGFSTAQKLDKLGMRGSSTCELVFEDCEVPEENVMGGVNNGVRVLMSGLDYERTVLSGGPLGIMQAAMDVVLPYVHERKQFDTPIGMFQLMQGKIADMYTTMNACKAYVYAVAKACDRDETARKDAAGAILYSAEKATWMALEAIQALGGNGYINEYETGRLLRDAKLYEIGAGTSEIRRMLIGRELFNETA; this is translated from the coding sequence ATGATCCCTAACGACTATCCCACTCTCAATTTCGATCTCGGTGAAACCGTCGACATGATCCGCGACACGGTCCGCTCCTTTACGGCTGACAAAATCGCGCCGCGGGCGGCGGAGATCGACGCGACCAATGAGTTTCCCCGTGACCTCTGGCCTCAATTAGGGGAGCTCGGGTTGCTGGGTCTTACGGTGGAGGAGGAAGAGGGCGGCTCAGGCCTTGGCTATCTCGCCCACACGGTTGCGATGGAAGAAATCTCACGTGGGTCTGCCTCCGTCGGCCTTTCTTACGGCGCTCATTCCAATTTGTGCGTGAACCAGATCCGTCGTTGGGCAACACCAGAACAGAAGGCAATGTACCTGCCCAAGCTGATGAGTGGGGAGCATGTGGGCTCGCTAGCCATGAGCGAACCAGGTGCTGGGTCCGATGTTGTGTCCATGAAGCTCCGCGCGGAGAAAAATGGGGATCACTATGTTCTCAATGGGAACAAGATGTGGATCACCAATGGGCCTGATGCGGATACGCTTGTGGTTTATGCAAAGACTGATGCGGATGCCGGACCAAAAGGCATCACTGCCTTTTTGATTGAACGTGGGTTCAAAGGGTTCTCGACAGCGCAGAAGCTCGACAAGCTGGGTATGCGAGGCTCAAGTACCTGTGAGCTGGTGTTTGAGGATTGTGAAGTCCCGGAAGAGAACGTGATGGGCGGCGTGAATAACGGCGTGCGCGTGTTGATGAGTGGTCTTGATTATGAGCGCACGGTGCTCTCAGGCGGACCGCTCGGGATTATGCAGGCGGCTATGGATGTTGTGCTGCCTTATGTGCATGAGCGCAAACAGTTCGATACGCCCATCGGTATGTTCCAGCTGATGCAGGGCAAAATTGCCGATATGTACACGACTATGAATGCCTGCAAGGCCTATGTGTATGCGGTGGCGAAAGCCTGTGATCGGGATGAGACCGCCCGGAAAGACGCTGCTGGCGCTATTCTTTATTCCGCTGAGAAGGCAACTTGGATGGCGCTGGAAGCGATCCAGGCGCTGGGTGGCAATGGGTATATCAATGAATATGAAACCGGACGGCTGTTGCGGGATGCGAAGCTCTATGAGATTGGCGCAGGCACAAGCGAAATCAGACGCATGCTGATTGGCCGCGAACTGTTTAATGAGACAGCCTAG
- a CDS encoding FliM/FliN family flagellar motor switch protein (Derived by automated computational analysis using gene prediction method: Protein Homology.), with protein sequence MNAVDKVYVELSVVIGRSKMPINQLLKMGRGAVIELDAHQDDEVWIMANNIPIARGEIVVQEDRIAVSITEKISQASSIR encoded by the coding sequence GTGAACGCTGTAGACAAAGTTTATGTTGAGCTTTCGGTCGTCATAGGACGCTCGAAAATGCCCATCAATCAGCTTCTGAAGATGGGGCGTGGCGCGGTTATTGAGTTGGATGCGCATCAGGATGATGAGGTCTGGATTATGGCCAATAATATTCCGATCGCACGGGGCGAAATTGTCGTCCAAGAAGACCGGATTGCGGTCTCCATTACAGAAAAGATCAGTCAGGCTAGTTCCATCCGCTAA
- a CDS encoding phosphoadenylyl-sulfate reductase (Derived by automated computational analysis using gene prediction method: Protein Homology. GO_function: GO:0003824 - catalytic activity [Evidence IEA]; GO_function: GO:0004604 - phosphoadenylyl-sulfate reductase (thioredoxin) activity [Evidence IEA]; GO_process: GO:0019379 - sulfate assimilation, phosphoadenylyl sulfate reduction by phosphoadenylyl-sulfate reductase (thioredoxin) [Evidence IEA]) — protein MSVAELKEAQERPAMMDTETVSSDQLTDLREKYAGLVGGPLLEALIKHEFPGEIAVVSSFGAESAVLLHMVAEIDPTVPVVFLNTGKLFGETLRYRDRLQEKLGLTDLRAIGPLPSDLEAQDPHGGLWNQDQDACCFVRKVLPLERALAPFKASITGRKRFQTSTRTTMDPIEEEAVREVEGIRHQGATRFKINPLSFWGEDELNKYLVDNKLPKHPLVKDGYRSIGCMPCTDRVPEGGDYRDGRWKGSDKDECGIHLPINMDGDGI, from the coding sequence ATGAGTGTTGCTGAATTGAAGGAAGCACAGGAACGGCCGGCAATGATGGACACAGAAACTGTGTCGTCGGACCAGCTGACCGATCTGCGCGAGAAATATGCGGGACTGGTTGGTGGGCCCTTGCTGGAAGCGCTGATCAAGCACGAGTTTCCCGGCGAGATAGCCGTTGTGTCATCGTTTGGTGCTGAGTCTGCTGTTCTGCTTCATATGGTGGCAGAGATTGACCCGACGGTTCCTGTTGTCTTTTTGAACACAGGTAAGCTCTTCGGGGAGACCTTGCGGTACCGCGATCGGCTCCAGGAAAAACTTGGACTGACCGACCTGCGGGCAATCGGTCCTCTTCCATCTGATTTGGAGGCGCAAGACCCGCATGGTGGCTTGTGGAACCAGGACCAGGATGCCTGTTGTTTCGTGCGGAAAGTCCTGCCGCTTGAGCGGGCTTTAGCGCCGTTTAAGGCGTCAATCACTGGACGCAAGCGCTTTCAGACGTCGACACGTACAACCATGGATCCGATTGAAGAAGAAGCGGTCCGTGAGGTTGAAGGTATCAGGCATCAAGGGGCGACGCGGTTTAAAATCAATCCACTGTCGTTCTGGGGTGAAGATGAGCTCAACAAGTACCTGGTCGACAACAAGCTCCCCAAGCACCCATTGGTGAAGGATGGCTACCGGTCAATCGGCTGCATGCCCTGCACGGACCGTGTGCCTGAAGGTGGTGATTACCGCGATGGCCGCTGGAAGGGCAGTGATAAGGACGAGTGTGGCATCCACTTGCCGATCAATATGGATGGTGACGGCATTTAA
- a CDS encoding acetyl-CoA C-acyltransferase (Derived by automated computational analysis using gene prediction method: Protein Homology. GO_function: GO:0003985 - acetyl-CoA C-acetyltransferase activity [Evidence IEA]; GO_process: GO:0006631 - fatty acid metabolic process [Evidence IEA]), producing MSDLDKDPIVIVSAARTPLGGFQGALAAVSGPELGARALSGAVERASLGSDEVDEVFMGCVLPAGVGQAPARQAALRGGLEQSVPATTINKVCGSGMKTVMLAADALAMGRACVAVAGGMESMSNAPYLLPNARGGMRLGHGAAKDHMFLDGLEDAYEGRLMGTYAEDTAQRYQFSREAQDEYALTSLARSKAATEDGTFKPEIVPVTIKGRKGEVVVEQDEQPLSAQPDKIPTLKPAFAPDGTVTAANSSSISDGAAALVMMRRSEADRRGLAPLATIKGQAMHAQAPAWFTTAPVGAMGKLLEQVGWAAGDVDLFEINEAFAVVAMAAMQELDLDHERVNIYGGACALGHPIGASGARIIVTLLNAMAQKGATKGVASLCIGGGEATAVALERPAA from the coding sequence ATGAGTGATTTGGACAAAGATCCGATTGTGATTGTGAGCGCAGCTCGAACACCACTTGGTGGCTTTCAGGGAGCGCTTGCGGCGGTGTCTGGACCTGAGCTTGGGGCTCGCGCGCTTTCCGGTGCGGTTGAGCGGGCCTCACTCGGGTCCGATGAGGTCGATGAAGTCTTTATGGGCTGTGTGCTGCCAGCCGGCGTCGGTCAGGCGCCTGCACGGCAGGCTGCGCTTCGTGGCGGCCTTGAACAGAGCGTGCCCGCGACCACCATCAATAAGGTTTGCGGCTCGGGCATGAAGACGGTGATGCTGGCGGCGGATGCCCTCGCGATGGGCCGGGCGTGCGTTGCCGTTGCAGGTGGTATGGAAAGCATGAGCAATGCGCCATACCTACTTCCCAATGCCCGTGGGGGCATGCGGCTCGGTCATGGTGCCGCGAAAGACCATATGTTTCTTGACGGTCTGGAGGATGCTTATGAGGGGCGGTTGATGGGCACTTATGCTGAGGACACAGCCCAGCGCTATCAATTCTCCCGCGAAGCCCAGGACGAATATGCGTTGACCTCTCTGGCGCGCTCGAAAGCTGCGACAGAGGATGGCACATTTAAACCTGAGATCGTTCCCGTGACGATCAAAGGACGAAAGGGCGAGGTTGTGGTTGAACAGGACGAACAGCCCTTGTCTGCGCAGCCGGACAAGATCCCGACACTGAAGCCTGCCTTTGCGCCTGACGGAACAGTGACAGCGGCAAACTCATCTTCTATCTCCGATGGTGCGGCGGCTTTGGTGATGATGCGTCGCTCAGAAGCAGACCGGCGGGGTCTTGCGCCGCTGGCGACCATCAAGGGACAGGCCATGCACGCTCAGGCGCCAGCCTGGTTCACAACTGCGCCTGTCGGCGCCATGGGCAAGCTGTTGGAACAAGTTGGCTGGGCAGCTGGTGATGTTGATCTTTTTGAGATCAATGAAGCTTTTGCCGTGGTTGCCATGGCCGCAATGCAGGAGCTCGATCTTGATCATGAGCGGGTGAATATCTATGGCGGTGCGTGTGCGCTGGGCCACCCGATTGGGGCGTCGGGCGCCCGGATCATTGTGACCTTGCTCAATGCGATGGCGCAAAAGGGGGCCACGAAGGGCGTGGCGTCGCTCTGCATCGGTGGTGGTGAGGCGACCGCCGTGGCTCTGGAGCGACCCGCGGCTTGA
- a CDS encoding hypothetical protein (Derived by automated computational analysis using gene prediction method: Protein Homology.), whose product MLPIVFDVSAGTTVLVGEGELVLRRLQLLDAAGAVVRVYCSAPSKELTALAGQRLVGAQPDDADLKAAGLVFGAGLPDAEGEDLASRARSMGVLVNIEDVKPLCDFHVPSMVRRGDLTMTISTGGKSPGLARRLRRHLEVLFGPEWSGRLDQIGEMRQAWRAEGLPLDDVSRRTDSFIDQQGWLS is encoded by the coding sequence ATGCTGCCCATCGTATTTGATGTTAGCGCTGGTACGACCGTCCTCGTTGGAGAGGGGGAGCTGGTGCTGCGTCGCCTGCAGCTACTGGACGCAGCCGGTGCTGTCGTTCGTGTGTATTGCTCAGCGCCCAGCAAGGAACTAACAGCGCTCGCCGGACAGCGTTTGGTTGGCGCCCAACCAGACGATGCTGACCTGAAGGCTGCGGGACTTGTATTTGGTGCTGGCCTGCCAGATGCCGAGGGCGAGGACTTGGCCAGTCGTGCTCGCTCCATGGGCGTGCTGGTCAATATCGAAGATGTGAAGCCGCTCTGTGATTTTCATGTGCCCTCAATGGTGCGGCGCGGTGACCTCACGATGACAATCTCTACTGGTGGTAAATCGCCGGGACTGGCGCGGCGTTTGCGGCGACATCTTGAGGTGCTGTTCGGGCCGGAATGGTCAGGACGGTTGGACCAGATTGGTGAGATGCGTCAGGCGTGGCGGGCGGAAGGCCTGCCACTCGACGACGTTTCCCGAAGAACCGATTCATTCATCGATCAACAAGGATGGCTGTCATGA
- a CDS encoding hypothetical protein (Derived by automated computational analysis using gene prediction method: Protein Homology.), giving the protein MRRVFRSWIFAGVMSLVAVPVLAGEWIEGAPSSSGRAFAASALLGEEIYIAGGAGISKPVSSVDAYDTIGDIWRALPALPLGLQQAAMASINGSLYASGGYTAESPGPDNAAFYQFDPAVGVWVRGPDMPGARAWHGMVGVNGKLYVVGGVGPRANRVFVFDPMADEWSVQSLALPAERSALALTVLAGEIYAIGGRNPNGSPSARVDILDTSTGKWRRGPALPEARAGIGAAVLEGRIHVVGGEQVSPPRTFSEHNILNSAGTGWESAEPLATPRHGAAVAVAGNRLFAIGGATGPGVFTVFTVSDLVSIYRP; this is encoded by the coding sequence ATGCGCAGAGTGTTTCGTAGTTGGATTTTTGCAGGTGTGATGTCTCTCGTTGCCGTGCCCGTATTGGCCGGAGAGTGGATTGAAGGGGCACCAAGCTCCTCTGGGCGTGCGTTTGCAGCGTCGGCTCTATTGGGAGAAGAAATTTATATTGCTGGTGGGGCGGGTATCAGTAAACCGGTCTCTTCTGTCGATGCTTATGACACGATCGGCGATATCTGGCGGGCGCTTCCTGCACTGCCGCTCGGGCTTCAACAGGCGGCGATGGCGTCGATCAATGGGAGTCTCTATGCGAGCGGCGGCTACACAGCGGAGAGCCCTGGGCCAGACAATGCGGCTTTCTACCAATTTGATCCTGCTGTCGGCGTTTGGGTCCGAGGGCCAGATATGCCGGGCGCTCGCGCTTGGCATGGGATGGTGGGGGTCAACGGAAAGCTATATGTCGTTGGAGGCGTTGGTCCTCGAGCAAACCGTGTCTTCGTGTTTGACCCGATGGCTGATGAATGGAGTGTTCAGTCTCTGGCTCTCCCCGCAGAACGTTCAGCCTTGGCACTCACGGTGCTTGCAGGTGAAATCTACGCAATTGGTGGACGAAATCCCAATGGGTCTCCCTCAGCCCGCGTCGACATTCTGGATACATCAACAGGCAAGTGGCGCCGGGGACCGGCTTTGCCTGAGGCCCGCGCTGGCATCGGTGCTGCGGTGCTGGAGGGACGCATCCATGTTGTTGGTGGCGAACAGGTCTCGCCACCGCGTACCTTCAGCGAGCACAATATCCTGAATAGTGCAGGCACTGGCTGGGAGAGTGCGGAGCCGCTCGCGACACCTCGCCATGGTGCTGCTGTTGCTGTTGCGGGCAACCGTCTCTTTGCCATTGGTGGTGCAACAGGCCCTGGCGTCTTCACTGTCTTCACAGTCTCTGATCTGGTCAGCATCTATAGACCCTAA
- the lipB gene encoding lipoyl(octanoyl) transferase LipB (Derived by automated computational analysis using gene prediction method: Protein Homology. GO_function: GO:0033819 - lipoyl(octanoyl) transferase activity [Evidence IEA]; GO_process: GO:0009249 - protein lipoylation [Evidence IEA]), whose translation MVNPLNTAKKTPVQSLDWIVSDTLVPYADALSFMENRAAEIAAGTANECVWLLEHPPTYTAGTSAKSEDLLTPERFPVFETGRGGQYTYHGPGQRVGYVMLNLKERGPDVRGFVRNLEEWLIQTLATFNVKGERRDDRVGVWVQRPELGPSKEDKIAAIGVRVRKWVTFHGVSLNINPDLEHFSGIIPCGVSEHGVTSLENLGQIVSNAEVDIVMKRKFEEIFQSAS comes from the coding sequence ATGGTTAATCCCTTAAATACAGCCAAAAAAACTCCTGTTCAATCGCTTGACTGGATAGTCTCTGACACACTGGTTCCCTATGCCGATGCGCTCAGCTTCATGGAAAACCGGGCTGCGGAGATTGCAGCAGGCACAGCAAATGAGTGCGTCTGGTTGCTAGAGCATCCGCCGACCTACACCGCCGGAACGAGCGCAAAGTCCGAAGATCTGCTCACACCAGAGCGGTTCCCGGTCTTTGAAACCGGGCGTGGAGGCCAATACACCTATCATGGCCCCGGACAGCGCGTCGGCTATGTAATGCTGAACCTGAAAGAGCGTGGACCAGACGTAAGAGGATTTGTCCGCAATCTGGAAGAATGGCTAATTCAAACCCTTGCCACCTTCAACGTGAAGGGTGAGCGCCGCGATGACCGCGTCGGCGTTTGGGTCCAACGTCCAGAACTTGGCCCCTCAAAAGAAGATAAAATCGCAGCCATCGGTGTCCGTGTCCGTAAATGGGTGACGTTCCACGGCGTCAGTCTCAACATCAACCCTGATCTGGAGCACTTCTCCGGCATTATCCCGTGCGGTGTTTCCGAGCACGGTGTAACAAGCTTGGAAAACCTCGGACAGATCGTCTCAAACGCCGAAGTCGACATCGTAATGAAGCGGAAATTCGAAGAGATATTTCAGAGCGCTTCATAA
- the mgtE gene encoding magnesium transporter (Derived by automated computational analysis using gene prediction method: Protein Homology. GO_function: GO:0015095 - magnesium ion transmembrane transporter activity [Evidence IEA]; GO_process: GO:0015693 - magnesium ion transport [Evidence IEA]): MTDTTQLSSQTEEWDAPLTPAFVGEIVRALDRGDEEAVRSLVMPLRPADQAELLELVRSDELRALVQALGSDLEPDVLSELEEAVRDDVIELMAPEDIAAAVQEMDSDDAVYILEDMPAEEQREVLEQVPAQERAAIERSLEYPEDSAGRIMQRDLVAVPPFWDVGQTIDYLREAQDLPDEFYEIFVVDPSYRPIGTVPLSRIMRTKRPVPIEDMMDVEQTLIPAETDQEDVALQFEKYDLISAAVVDENERLVGVVTVDDVVAVIADEASEDIRRLGGIVSEESVSDTVVETTRNRFSWLFVNLLTAILASVVIALFEGTIQSMVALAVLMPIVASMGGNAGTQTMTVAVRALATRDLVPINTSRIVTREVLVGFLNGVLFAILMGVVGAFWFQDLLLGGVLAAAMVINMIMAGLAGILVPLGLDRFGIDPAVASSVFVTTVTDVVGFFAFLGLAAIVLL; encoded by the coding sequence GTGACAGATACAACACAGCTTTCCAGCCAGACAGAGGAGTGGGATGCGCCGCTGACCCCAGCCTTTGTGGGCGAGATCGTTCGTGCACTGGATCGGGGAGATGAAGAGGCTGTTCGGTCTTTGGTGATGCCGCTCCGTCCTGCTGATCAGGCGGAGCTGTTGGAGTTGGTCCGGTCGGACGAACTCCGGGCGCTGGTTCAGGCGCTTGGCTCTGATCTTGAGCCGGACGTTCTCAGTGAGCTTGAAGAAGCTGTGCGCGATGACGTCATTGAGCTCATGGCGCCAGAAGACATTGCTGCTGCGGTCCAGGAAATGGACTCTGATGACGCGGTCTACATTCTCGAAGATATGCCGGCGGAAGAGCAACGCGAAGTGCTCGAACAGGTGCCTGCGCAGGAGCGTGCCGCGATTGAGCGCTCGCTCGAATATCCCGAGGATAGCGCTGGTCGGATTATGCAGCGTGACCTTGTTGCTGTGCCGCCGTTCTGGGATGTGGGGCAGACCATCGACTATCTCCGGGAAGCCCAGGATTTGCCGGACGAATTCTACGAAATTTTTGTTGTTGATCCTTCCTACCGGCCCATCGGGACTGTCCCTCTGTCGAGAATTATGCGGACTAAGAGACCGGTCCCGATAGAAGATATGATGGATGTGGAGCAAACGCTTATTCCTGCTGAGACCGACCAGGAAGATGTGGCGTTACAGTTTGAGAAGTATGACCTGATTTCCGCAGCTGTCGTTGACGAGAACGAACGTCTCGTCGGTGTGGTCACGGTGGATGATGTTGTCGCAGTTATTGCTGACGAAGCGAGCGAAGACATCCGCCGCCTGGGTGGTATTGTGTCAGAGGAAAGTGTTTCCGATACCGTTGTAGAGACTACCCGCAATCGCTTCTCTTGGTTGTTTGTCAATCTGCTCACGGCAATTTTGGCGTCGGTTGTCATCGCACTGTTTGAAGGCACCATTCAGTCAATGGTGGCGCTTGCGGTCCTGATGCCGATTGTGGCGTCGATGGGCGGGAATGCAGGGACGCAGACCATGACGGTGGCGGTCCGGGCGCTGGCAACACGGGATCTGGTGCCGATCAACACAAGCCGCATCGTCACCCGTGAAGTTCTTGTCGGATTTTTGAATGGGGTCTTGTTTGCGATCTTGATGGGTGTCGTGGGGGCGTTCTGGTTTCAGGACCTGCTTCTCGGAGGCGTGCTTGCTGCAGCCATGGTGATTAATATGATCATGGCGGGCCTCGCGGGTATTCTTGTGCCACTGGGCCTTGATCGATTTGGGATTGACCCTGCGGTTGCCTCCAGCGTTTTCGTGACGACTGTTACAGACGTAGTTGGGTTTTTCGCGTTCTTGGGGCTAGCCGCGATTGTGTTGTTGTAG
- a CDS encoding hypothetical protein (Derived by automated computational analysis using gene prediction method: GeneMarkS-2+.), whose product MSKAWPKLRASLIRQAANQSLDHSARLSSVADCSNSRGVHASQTRALTMAATDLISFSVHLRRLIELTEVWNSAKAVTVPFWLPPSTDAQQTESIPLWDLLNAILHSRHMDIMTHEAEFRVTYLGEDFDWEAAFESIRTKNSGEIPTFVLVQSDRQKAFVFGLLELIRSYEKFIQQVVERCAENGLDLCDDIPEFF is encoded by the coding sequence ATGTCTAAGGCTTGGCCAAAACTAAGAGCATCGCTGATCCGACAAGCAGCAAACCAATCGTTAGATCACTCAGCGCGTTTATCATCTGTTGCAGATTGTTCTAACTCACGTGGGGTACACGCGTCGCAGACACGCGCTCTGACTATGGCGGCGACAGACCTAATTTCGTTTTCCGTTCATTTGCGAAGATTGATTGAGCTCACAGAGGTATGGAACTCAGCGAAAGCCGTAACGGTTCCTTTTTGGCTGCCGCCATCTACAGATGCCCAACAAACTGAATCCATCCCACTATGGGACCTACTGAACGCAATCTTGCATTCGCGGCATATGGATATCATGACTCATGAAGCAGAATTTAGAGTTACATATCTTGGAGAAGATTTTGATTGGGAAGCCGCTTTTGAGAGTATCAGAACGAAAAATAGCGGGGAAATACCGACATTTGTTTTGGTGCAGTCGGACAGACAAAAAGCTTTTGTATTCGGGCTTCTTGAATTGATTAGAAGCTATGAAAAGTTCATCCAACAGGTGGTTGAACGCTGTGCAGAGAACGGTCTCGATCTTTGCGATGACATACCTGAATTTTTCTGA